The following are encoded in a window of Pelecanus crispus isolate bPelCri1 chromosome 6, bPelCri1.pri, whole genome shotgun sequence genomic DNA:
- the CINP gene encoding cyclin-dependent kinase 2-interacting protein, producing MAAKSPADSTPRRPVLSVSARKIKDNAADWHNLMMKWERLNDNGFTTANKIVNMKISEQFQDNKLEIACDNSATESEKPIPKYNEELDNCCAELLETLKHMTKIQLKMEKLTSTTKAICDLETYHHGAGNCTVPFFHTWPTPYFYEVSLKLSEMYKKELQLKQTIVQEIAHSADQDLMMVYLSSWLYQPYIENSSKLLLEAMLLETGHRQC from the exons ATGGCGG CAAAAAGTCCTGCTGATAGTACTCCAAGACGACCTGTTTTGTCTGTCAGtgcaagaaaaatcaaagataaTGCAGCAGACTGGCATAATTTAATGATGAAATGGGAGAGACTGAATGATAATGGATTTACTACGGCAAACAAAATAGTCAACATGAAGATCAGTGAGCA ATTTCAAGACAACAAACTGGAGATAGCATGTGACAACAGTGCCACAGAATCTGAAAAGCCAATTCCAAAATACAATGAAGAACTGGACAATTGCTGTGCAGAATTACTTGAGACCTTAAAGCATATG acaaaaatacaactgaaaatggaaaagcttaCTTCAACTACTAAAGCAATCTGTGACTTGGAAACATACCACCATGGAGCTGGGAATTGCACAGTACCCTTCTTTCATACATGGCCCACACCATACTTCT ATGAGGTTTCTCTGAAGCTCTCTGAGATGTACAAGAAAGAACTACAACTCAAGCAAACAATTGTACAAGAAATTGCTCATTCTGCTGACCAGGATCTGATGATGGTCTATTTATCATCATGGTTATACCAGCCTTACATtgagaacagcagcaaactACTACTTGAAGCCATGCTGCTGGAAACAGGACATAGACAGTGCTAG